The genomic region TTGGTCAGAATCGCCATCGAGTGACGACGATCGACGACTCCCTGCGTCCGTCCCAGGATCTTCAGGAAATCCTCGTTTCCGACGGTGATGTTCATGGCAATCGCTCGCTCCCTGACAGCCTTTAATAAAGGTATTTGTATTCTTTGTTGTTATTGAAGGCCGCAAAATCCGTGGACAGATAACTGAAGCCCGTGTTCCGGCAACGCAAATTTCTGCAGGCGCGCTGTGTGCTGCGCTAACCGGCGCGTGCATAGCCGTTGGCGGACGCGTTGTGAAGTCTGTCGCGCACGCACGAATGAACAGGAGACGCAGAGCTTGTCCACACTCGGGTCGGACAGACGGGAACGAAGCGTAGCCGCGGTCAGCCCGCGGCCCTGCGTGCGCCGTCAGTTCGTCTGGAATCGCTTTGCGACGGTCTCCAGGACCAGGCGCATCCGGGAGTCTTCCTTGCGCCGGCGCTCGATCGACTGGCAGGCATGAATGACGGTCGAGTGATCCCTGCCGCCAAGATGCGCGCCGATCATCGGGTACGAAGCGCCGGCTTTCTGACGCATCAGATACATCGCAACCTGGCGGGCTTCCGCAATTTTCTTGGTACGCCGGCGGGCGCGCAGGTCGCCACTGCGAAGACCGAAGTGACTGATCACTTCTTTTTCGACGTCGTCGAGGCTGACGACGGCGGGCGCCGAGCCGTTCGACTTGTTCTTGCCCAGCAGCTCCTCGGCGAGTCCGCGGTCGATCTCGCGCCCGCTCAGCGACGCGTGTGCGCTGATCCGCGTAAGTGCGCCTTCGAGATCGCGAATATTCGAATCGACCGACCGCGCGATCATGGAGGCGACCTCCATGCTCAGCTCCACGCCTTCAGCGCGGGCCTTGCGCTCGAGGATCGCGATCCTGGTCTCCATGTCGGGATTCTGGATGTCGGCCACGAGGCCCCATCCAAAGCGGTTGCAGAGCCGCTCCTCGACGCCGGGAATCTCGTTCGGGAACTTGTCGCTGGTCAGCACGATCTGCCGGCCGCCTTCGTATAACGCATTGAAAATGTGGAAGAACTCTTCCTGCGTGCGCT from Candidatus Limnocylindrales bacterium harbors:
- the dnaA gene encoding chromosomal replication initiator protein DnaA, yielding MVASSRTQLEDLWNRALSSLRERLDDDDFENWIRPLVPLSLNSETLELSVPNKLFASWLEENYLDLIAKAWVDAHGHETSFTFTWNGTGLQGELFQEYEADHAKRVPVRKPASSSGLIERYDFENFIVGPSNQFARAAALAVAQQPGSLYNPFFLYGGVGLGKTHLANAIGHSIQRSDPDARVVFLSSDTFMTQLIEAIARNKAAALKNRLRRVDVLIIDDVQFLAGRERTQEEFFHIFNALYEGGRQIVLTSDKFPNEIPGVEERLCNRFGWGLVADIQNPDMETRIAILERKARAEGVELSMEVASMIARSVDSNIRDLEGALTRISAHASLSGREIDRGLAEELLGKNKSNGSAPAVVSLDDVEKEVISHFGLRSGDLRARRRTKKIAEARQVAMYLMRQKAGASYPMIGAHLGGRDHSTVIHACQSIERRRKEDSRMRLVLETVAKRFQTN